The genomic segment AAGCCGTTATCTTTTGCCGAAACCGCCCTGCGGCCTACCGTGATTTCAACCGGCATATTCTTTTTTGTAATCCTCTATCGAAGCCGCGATTACCTCAAAAGCCCTTTCGTGGCCGTACGCTTTTTCGATGTGCACCGGCGACTCCTCGCCCGGAGCGAGTTTGTAGGTGGTGAAGTAATGGTTCAGCCTCTCCACCAGCACCGGGGGCAGATCGGAAATATCGCGCGCCTTCCCCCAGATGTTGTCGTTTTCAAGCACCGCGATTATCTTGTCGTCCGCCTCTCCCTTGTCCAGCATCAGAAGGCCGCCGACGACGCGCGCGGAGAGTATCACTTCGCTTTTGTTCACCGGCCGCTCGCTTATGACGCAGATGTCGAGGGGGTCGCCGTCGCCCATTATCCCCTTGCCCGCCATCGCTCCCACGCGCTTGCCGCAGTAGGTGCGCGGTACGAAGCCGTAGAGGGCGGGGGGCTGGGAGGAGGTTCTCTGCGGGCGGTCGACCTTCAGGTAGCCGGAGGTCTTGTCCACTTCGTACTTTACGAGGTCGAAGGGGGTTATCTCGATATAGGCGGTGACCACCTCGGGAGGGTTCGGCCCCACGGGAAGGCCGTGCCAGGGGTGGGGGCGCCATTGGTGAAATCCGAGTCTATAGGGCATATTATTGCAATTCTCCTCTTAAGGGCCTACATTTAGCCTTCGTTTTTAAGCAGGAAAAGGTTTTTTTACAAGAAAGTTCATCTCCCGGCGCATGGTTTTTTTTAAACCGCCGTTCGTTTGAACTCTCCCGGCGGCGATGGCCGGGTCCATAGCCGGACACCGTAAGCCCGCGCCGGTAAAGAAAAAAACCTCCCGAACCGGAGATTGAAACCGATGACCTTGCCCCAATACAGCTACGTATCGACCCCGGGAGATATAAGCTTTGCTTTCGCCGAACTTGCGGGAGGGGGCACGGTAGCCCTCGACCTTGAGGCCG from the bacterium genome contains:
- a CDS encoding inorganic pyrophosphatase, whose product is MPYRLGFHQWRPHPWHGLPVGPNPPEVVTAYIEITPFDLVKYEVDKTSGYLKVDRPQRTSSQPPALYGFVPRTYCGKRVGAMAGKGIMGDGDPLDICVISERPVNKSEVILSARVVGGLLMLDKGEADDKIIAVLENDNIWGKARDISDLPPVLVERLNHYFTTYKLAPGEESPVHIEKAYGHERAFEVIAASIEDYKKEYAG